From a region of the Mycolicibacterium sp. MU0050 genome:
- a CDS encoding exodeoxyribonuclease III codes for MRLATWNVNSIRTRVDRVVDWLERADVDVLAMQETKCTDAQFPTMPFAALGYEVAHVGLNQWNGVAIASRVGLENVEVGFEGQPTWSGKPDVEATAEARALGATCGGVRVWSLYVPNGRTLEDPHYAYKLEWLAALRDTAAGWLADDPSLPVALVGDWNIAPQDDDVWDISVFDGRTHVSAPERAAFAAIEAAQFTDVVRPFTPGPGVYTYWDYTQLAFQKRRGMRIDFILGSPAFAERVVHAEIVKDERRPGKKGSIAPSDHAPVLVEISS; via the coding sequence ATGCGCCTGGCCACCTGGAACGTCAACTCCATCCGCACCCGCGTCGACCGCGTGGTCGACTGGCTGGAACGCGCTGACGTCGACGTGCTGGCCATGCAGGAGACCAAGTGCACGGACGCGCAGTTCCCCACCATGCCGTTCGCCGCGCTGGGTTACGAAGTCGCCCACGTGGGTCTCAATCAATGGAACGGCGTGGCGATCGCCTCGCGGGTTGGTCTGGAGAACGTCGAGGTGGGCTTCGAGGGGCAACCGACCTGGTCCGGCAAACCCGATGTCGAGGCGACGGCGGAGGCGCGTGCACTCGGCGCGACGTGCGGCGGGGTGCGGGTGTGGAGCCTCTATGTGCCCAACGGGCGCACGCTGGAGGACCCGCACTACGCCTACAAGCTGGAATGGCTTGCCGCCCTCCGTGATACCGCGGCCGGCTGGCTGGCCGACGACCCGTCCCTGCCGGTCGCGCTGGTCGGTGACTGGAACATCGCGCCGCAGGACGACGACGTCTGGGACATCTCGGTGTTCGACGGACGCACGCACGTCTCCGCACCGGAACGCGCCGCGTTCGCCGCGATCGAAGCGGCCCAATTCACCGACGTGGTAAGGCCGTTCACCCCAGGACCGGGCGTCTACACGTATTGGGATTACACCCAGCTGGCCTTCCAGAAACGCCGCGGCATGCGCATCGACTTCATCCTGGGCTCACCGGCATTCGCCGAGCGCGTCGTCCACGCCGAGATCGTCAAGGACGAGCGCCGCCCCGGCAAGAAGGGCAGCATCGCGCCCAGCGATCATGCGCCGGTGCTGGTGGAGATCTCCAGCTAG
- a CDS encoding phosphotransferase, which yields MVVKLASEDDTSRGTGVGMGAYFREVAFYQRLSGRIGGPIPRCHLAVYDEDQGWFTLLLDDVPGASQGDQIAGCDVATAKTVMRTLARVHAPVFNDIGVGALDFLNLPNPINSELIGTLLPEFADRYGDQLADEHLEVCRRYAPAADAHAADRRAPLGLVHGDFRLDNLLFDGDNCAVVDWQVVQWGPAMIDAAYFLGGSLQVEDRRAHEKELVRIYHDALLAEGVSNFSWEQCWEEYRRQVFWLLAMVIVPAMVVERTDRGDEMFLTQFRRVCEQILDLGSLELLPEPGAVLPALQPHAQDEGAHDPGREPFWNESWYFDAITQDGDTGVYVRLGRVPNQGHCVYSVAVVQSGRPAVMVTDYTGPLPDLAEHRQTVTADSYIAVHECVKPLQEYRIQFDGATARYDDAADVLRAQEGTPVRLKLDLRWHTDDVPYAWRAGTRYEIPCRVEGTVTVDDAEFTLSAPGQRDHSWGGARDWWANDWMWTAFHLEDGTRVHAVTVPDVPGYAIGYIQSGGQVTELNTGTSSFDLAADGLVTAGTLELGEGDHKLVVEVRPQASGPLRLTAPDGRVTHFVRAAAKFGTTDGRTGVGWIEWNINQATGPEDPR from the coding sequence GTGGTCGTCAAGCTGGCTTCCGAGGACGACACCAGCCGCGGCACCGGGGTGGGTATGGGCGCCTACTTCCGGGAGGTGGCGTTCTACCAACGTCTCAGCGGTCGGATCGGGGGTCCGATTCCGCGCTGTCACCTCGCGGTGTACGACGAAGACCAGGGGTGGTTCACCCTGCTCCTCGACGACGTGCCCGGCGCGTCGCAAGGCGATCAGATCGCCGGTTGCGACGTGGCCACGGCGAAGACGGTCATGCGCACCCTGGCTCGGGTGCACGCCCCGGTCTTCAATGACATCGGGGTGGGTGCCCTGGATTTCCTGAACCTGCCCAACCCGATCAACAGTGAGCTGATCGGGACACTGCTGCCGGAGTTCGCCGACCGCTACGGTGACCAACTCGCCGACGAACACCTCGAGGTCTGCCGCCGCTACGCGCCCGCCGCCGACGCCCACGCCGCCGATCGGCGAGCCCCGCTGGGCTTGGTGCACGGCGACTTCCGACTGGACAACCTGTTGTTCGACGGCGACAACTGCGCGGTCGTGGACTGGCAGGTCGTGCAGTGGGGACCGGCCATGATCGATGCCGCCTACTTCCTGGGCGGCAGCCTGCAGGTCGAGGACCGCCGGGCCCACGAGAAAGAGTTGGTGCGCATCTACCACGACGCCCTGCTGGCCGAAGGGGTGTCCAACTTCAGCTGGGAGCAATGCTGGGAGGAGTACCGCCGCCAGGTCTTCTGGCTCCTCGCCATGGTGATCGTGCCGGCGATGGTGGTCGAGCGCACCGACCGCGGCGACGAGATGTTCCTGACTCAGTTCCGGCGGGTGTGCGAACAGATCCTCGATCTCGGCTCGCTGGAGCTACTGCCCGAACCGGGTGCCGTCCTGCCCGCGCTGCAACCGCATGCACAGGACGAGGGCGCGCACGACCCGGGCCGGGAACCGTTCTGGAACGAAAGCTGGTACTTCGACGCGATCACCCAAGACGGCGACACGGGTGTGTACGTCCGCTTGGGCAGGGTGCCCAACCAGGGCCACTGCGTCTACTCGGTCGCGGTGGTCCAGTCCGGCCGGCCCGCGGTCATGGTGACCGATTACACGGGCCCGCTGCCCGACCTGGCCGAGCACCGCCAGACTGTGACCGCCGACTCCTACATCGCTGTCCACGAGTGCGTGAAACCGTTGCAGGAGTACCGCATCCAGTTCGACGGTGCCACCGCACGGTACGACGATGCGGCCGACGTCCTGCGCGCTCAGGAGGGCACACCGGTTCGGTTGAAACTGGATCTACGGTGGCACACCGACGACGTTCCCTATGCGTGGCGGGCGGGGACCCGCTATGAGATCCCCTGCCGCGTCGAAGGGACCGTCACCGTCGACGATGCGGAATTCACGCTGTCGGCTCCGGGCCAACGGGACCACTCCTGGGGGGGGGCGCGGGACTGGTGGGCCAACGACTGGATGTGGACGGCGTTTCACCTCGAGGACGGCACCCGCGTGCATGCGGTCACCGTTCCCGACGTTCCCGGCTACGCCATCGGCTATATCCAAAGCGGCGGTCAGGTCACCGAACTGAACACCGGCACTTCGTCATTCGACTTGGCCGCCGACGGCCTGGTCACGGCGGGCACCCTCGAGCTCGGGGAAGGCGACCACAAGCTTGTGGTCGAGGTCCGCCCCCAGGCATCGGGGCCGTTGCGCTTGACCGCTCCCGATGGTCGGGTCACTCATTTCGTGCGGGCCGCAGCCAAATTCGGCACCACCGACGGCCGCACCGGGGTCGGCTGGATCGAGTGGAACATCAACCAGGCGACGGGCCCGGAGGATCCTCGATGA
- a CDS encoding aldehyde dehydrogenase family protein, protein MTTHARSRVGLDAGFTMTIGGQQVSAEHSAPVFNPATKQIIARVPVAAQEDLDRAVAAARAAFPAWSQTPLAARQAAVAAIGDRLEQHAEDFLALLTAEQGKPRAMAEWEVHGSVAWFREVATQSLPEETLVDDADRRVISRHTPLGVVGAIVPWNFPILLAVWKIAPALVAGNTIIVKPSPFTPLCDLKLVELVQDLLPPGVLSALSGDDELGKWMTAHDGIAKIAFTGSTETGKHVMRSAAGNLKRLTLELGGNDPAIVLPDVDPQVVAPQIFWAAFQNNAQFCNAAKRVYIHDDVYDAVRDELVKYARTVVVGDGADEATQLGPIQNEQQYRKVGEYFDDCAARGYRFVLGGHIDPTSPGWFVPVSIVDNPPEDSRLVAEEPFGPILPLLRWNDEADVIARANDTVWGLGATVWGQDLEAVERIGRQLEAGTVWLNEVHQYSPHQVFGGHKQSGIGAENSLHGLAEYTNHQTITLNKKKGSVS, encoded by the coding sequence ATGACCACGCATGCCCGGTCCCGCGTCGGGCTCGACGCCGGCTTCACGATGACCATCGGGGGCCAACAGGTCTCTGCTGAACACAGTGCGCCGGTCTTCAACCCGGCCACCAAGCAGATCATCGCTCGGGTTCCCGTTGCGGCCCAGGAAGATCTGGACCGGGCGGTGGCGGCGGCCCGCGCCGCTTTCCCGGCGTGGTCGCAAACGCCACTGGCGGCGCGTCAGGCCGCAGTCGCGGCCATCGGCGATCGCCTCGAGCAGCACGCCGAGGACTTTCTTGCGCTGTTGACCGCGGAGCAAGGTAAGCCCCGGGCCATGGCCGAATGGGAAGTCCATGGCTCCGTCGCGTGGTTTCGGGAGGTCGCGACGCAATCGCTGCCGGAGGAAACTCTCGTCGACGATGCCGATCGCCGCGTCATCAGCCGCCACACCCCACTCGGTGTGGTGGGAGCCATCGTGCCGTGGAACTTTCCCATCCTGCTCGCAGTCTGGAAGATCGCACCCGCCCTGGTCGCCGGGAACACCATCATCGTCAAACCCTCGCCGTTCACGCCGCTGTGCGATTTGAAACTTGTCGAACTCGTGCAGGATCTCCTACCGCCGGGCGTGCTCAGCGCCCTCAGCGGAGACGACGAGTTGGGCAAGTGGATGACCGCCCACGACGGGATCGCCAAGATCGCCTTCACCGGCAGCACCGAGACGGGCAAACACGTCATGCGTTCTGCTGCGGGCAACCTCAAACGACTCACATTGGAACTGGGCGGCAACGATCCCGCCATCGTGCTTCCCGACGTCGACCCACAAGTCGTTGCTCCGCAGATCTTCTGGGCGGCATTCCAGAACAACGCGCAGTTCTGCAATGCCGCCAAGCGGGTCTACATCCACGACGATGTCTACGACGCAGTCCGAGATGAACTGGTGAAGTACGCGCGGACGGTTGTCGTCGGTGACGGCGCCGACGAAGCCACCCAACTCGGTCCGATCCAGAATGAACAGCAGTACCGCAAAGTCGGTGAGTACTTCGACGACTGCGCCGCACGCGGTTATCGATTCGTCCTGGGCGGCCACATCGACCCGACGTCTCCGGGGTGGTTTGTCCCGGTGTCCATCGTCGACAATCCGCCGGAGGATTCTCGGCTCGTCGCCGAGGAGCCCTTCGGCCCGATCCTTCCGCTGCTGCGTTGGAACGACGAGGCGGACGTCATCGCTCGCGCCAACGACACCGTGTGGGGCCTGGGTGCGACCGTCTGGGGCCAAGACCTCGAAGCCGTCGAACGCATCGGGCGGCAACTGGAGGCGGGAACGGTGTGGCTCAACGAAGTTCACCAGTACTCGCCGCACCAGGTGTTCGGCGGACACAAGCAGTCCGGCATCGGGGCCGAGAATTCCCTGCACGGCCTCGCCGAGTACACGAACCACCAAACGATCACGCTCAACAAGAAGAAGGGCTCCGTCTCGTGA
- a CDS encoding NAD(P)-dependent alcohol dehydrogenase has translation MSSAAAQDVPASSTATAAVLHHHTKPLELSTVAIAEVRPDEVRIRMVGAGICHTDPGVIATITDEESPIVLGHEGSGVVEAVGADVTAVAPGDHVVVSYNHCGECDHCGSGLPMHCRHFVDLNLTGLRLDGTSPLTTSDGPLRAHFFGQSSWATYAVANERNVVKVDPSLPLELLGPLGCGIQTGAGAVLNTLRPAPGSSIVVFGVGSVGLAAILGAKVAECATVVAVDIQQSPLDLALSLGATHAVNSAEEDVLAAVRDLTGGYGAQYSVDCIGLPAVVRSALECLQSPGVCASVGFQGTPNEITIDQGHLLFGRSLVGVIEGDAKASEFVPYMIELYQQGRFPFTRFIQTFPFEEINEALAAVHRGDVTKAVLTFE, from the coding sequence GTGAGCAGCGCCGCTGCGCAGGACGTCCCGGCTTCGTCGACCGCGACCGCCGCCGTCCTGCACCATCACACCAAGCCGCTGGAGCTGAGCACCGTCGCCATCGCGGAAGTCCGACCCGATGAGGTTCGGATCCGAATGGTGGGGGCCGGGATCTGCCACACCGACCCCGGGGTCATCGCCACCATCACTGACGAAGAATCGCCAATCGTGCTGGGGCATGAAGGATCCGGCGTCGTCGAGGCCGTCGGCGCGGATGTCACCGCGGTGGCGCCCGGCGACCACGTGGTGGTGTCCTACAACCACTGTGGCGAGTGCGATCACTGCGGCAGCGGGCTACCTATGCACTGCCGGCACTTTGTCGACCTGAATCTCACCGGCCTTCGGCTCGACGGCACGAGCCCGCTGACCACATCCGACGGCCCACTACGAGCGCACTTCTTCGGCCAATCATCCTGGGCGACATACGCCGTGGCCAACGAACGCAACGTGGTCAAGGTCGACCCGTCGCTGCCCCTGGAGCTGCTCGGCCCACTCGGGTGCGGAATCCAGACCGGGGCCGGCGCCGTGTTGAACACATTGCGGCCGGCGCCTGGGTCCTCGATCGTCGTCTTCGGCGTCGGCTCGGTGGGCCTGGCCGCGATACTGGGCGCCAAGGTTGCCGAATGCGCGACCGTCGTCGCCGTCGACATCCAGCAATCCCCCCTCGATCTTGCGCTCTCGCTGGGTGCCACCCATGCCGTCAACTCCGCTGAAGAGGACGTGCTCGCGGCCGTGCGCGACCTCACCGGTGGTTACGGCGCACAGTATTCCGTCGACTGCATAGGCCTGCCCGCGGTGGTACGAAGCGCGCTGGAATGTCTGCAGTCCCCGGGTGTCTGCGCCAGCGTCGGATTTCAGGGCACCCCCAACGAGATCACCATCGATCAGGGCCACCTCTTATTCGGTCGTTCCCTGGTCGGTGTCATCGAAGGCGACGCCAAAGCATCGGAGTTCGTCCCGTACATGATCGAGTTGTACCAGCAAGGCCGATTTCCCTTCACCCGGTTCATCCAGACCTTCCCCTTCGAGGAGATCAACGAGGCCCTCGCGGCCGTGCACCGCGGTGATGTCACCAAGGCCGTACTGACCTTCGAATGA
- a CDS encoding helix-turn-helix transcriptional regulator: MTQEISGIDGLVRKRIRALRVAQGWSLEELAARARISPSSLSRIETGRRRLALDQLVDLARALDTSLDQLVQTDTYDVVSSPMIDGAHGTLRWSVKADPGLTVMRQRLTDPPPDNPARMRAHPGREWFVVLSGTAILLLADRRLRVETNQAAEFPTMLPHALGAEGGPCEILGIFDRDAHRGHRTYADT, from the coding sequence ATGACGCAAGAAATTAGCGGAATCGACGGCCTGGTGCGCAAACGCATCCGCGCCCTGCGGGTGGCGCAGGGCTGGTCGCTGGAGGAACTGGCCGCCCGGGCGCGGATCAGCCCGTCGTCATTGAGTCGGATCGAGACCGGCCGGCGCCGTCTGGCGCTGGATCAGCTGGTCGACCTCGCCCGGGCCCTCGACACCTCGCTCGACCAGTTGGTGCAGACGGACACCTATGACGTCGTGTCGAGTCCCATGATCGACGGCGCCCACGGCACCCTGCGGTGGTCGGTGAAGGCCGACCCCGGCCTTACCGTCATGCGTCAGCGGCTCACCGACCCCCCGCCGGACAACCCCGCGCGGATGCGCGCCCATCCCGGCCGCGAATGGTTCGTCGTCCTGTCCGGAACCGCAATCCTGCTCCTCGCGGACCGCCGGTTGCGCGTCGAAACCAACCAGGCCGCAGAGTTTCCCACGATGTTGCCGCACGCCCTCGGCGCCGAGGGTGGACCCTGCGAGATCCTGGGGATCTTCGACCGGGACGCCCACCGCGGGCATCGGACCTACGCCGACACCTAA
- a CDS encoding class I SAM-dependent methyltransferase → MTQKLSKSFWEQRWQSVDGGTPTVTASPNHTLREVAAALPPGAALDAGCGQGADALHLAERGWTVTAVDFVADALERGRRAAEQLGAEASDRIRWREADLDSWAPPRESFDLVSAHYLHGIASRTAAFGRLAAAVRPGGTLLIVGHHPASLDISGGTMPQAVFFTSADVTAALDNRWELVRVDDDLPREVAGPEGSPLRLRSSLVQARRR, encoded by the coding sequence ATGACGCAGAAACTGAGCAAGTCGTTCTGGGAACAGCGTTGGCAGTCCGTCGACGGGGGAACGCCGACGGTCACTGCCTCGCCGAATCACACGCTGCGCGAGGTGGCAGCCGCGTTACCGCCGGGCGCCGCACTCGACGCCGGTTGCGGCCAGGGCGCCGATGCTCTGCATCTCGCCGAACGCGGCTGGACGGTCACCGCAGTCGATTTCGTCGCCGACGCGCTGGAACGCGGACGGCGGGCCGCCGAACAGTTGGGAGCGGAGGCCTCCGATCGGATCCGTTGGCGGGAAGCCGACCTGGATTCCTGGGCGCCGCCGCGGGAGTCCTTCGACCTGGTGTCCGCGCACTATCTGCACGGGATCGCCAGCAGGACAGCGGCGTTCGGCCGACTGGCCGCCGCGGTGCGCCCCGGCGGAACCTTGCTGATCGTCGGGCACCACCCCGCCAGCCTCGACATCTCCGGCGGCACGATGCCGCAGGCGGTGTTCTTCACCTCCGCCGACGTCACCGCGGCCCTGGATAACCGCTGGGAATTGGTCCGGGTCGACGACGATCTCCCCCGCGAGGTCGCCGGCCCCGAGGGCAGCCCCCTGCGCCTGCGGTCGTCGCTGGTGCAGGCCCGGCGGCGATAG
- a CDS encoding DUF222 domain-containing protein, whose translation MFDMDVLPPVSEVTGRDTAGLIEAMGAAARWEAATAARRLAAVAELFHRRLQEVDAEEREQWLIDGHEQVSAEVGCALGISRARAAGVIRVATSLFDRLPKVAAVFAAGRVDYRVVAAIVSRTELVLDDADVAVLDRALARQVHRWNRLSRKKLAEVLDACVLEIDRLAAKPARDRVEDREVGIGAETEGTAELWGTLAAPDAIAFDTRLEQLAATVCAADPRTKAQRRADAVGALSVGATRLACRCGQAECPTAGESAPAAPEVVITVLTDPAGQRGYIPGFGFLDAQALAAAMAAGAQQRSLPHPGDCGAPEPRYRPSAALANFVRAAGSDLPVPRL comes from the coding sequence ATGTTCGATATGGACGTGTTGCCGCCGGTCAGTGAGGTGACGGGGCGGGATACGGCTGGGTTGATCGAGGCGATGGGGGCTGCGGCGCGGTGGGAGGCGGCGACGGCGGCGCGGCGGTTGGCTGCGGTGGCGGAGTTGTTTCATCGGCGTTTGCAGGAGGTCGATGCCGAGGAGCGTGAGCAGTGGCTCATCGATGGTCATGAGCAGGTCAGTGCCGAGGTGGGGTGTGCGTTGGGGATCAGCCGGGCGCGGGCGGCGGGGGTGATCCGGGTGGCGACGAGCTTGTTTGACCGGTTGCCGAAGGTGGCGGCGGTGTTCGCCGCCGGGCGGGTGGATTATCGGGTGGTCGCGGCGATTGTGTCGCGGACCGAGTTGGTGCTCGATGATGCTGATGTGGCGGTGTTGGATCGGGCGTTGGCGCGGCAGGTGCATCGGTGGAACCGGTTGTCGCGCAAGAAGCTCGCCGAGGTGCTCGATGCCTGTGTGCTCGAGATCGATCGGCTGGCGGCCAAGCCGGCGCGCGATCGGGTCGAGGACCGTGAGGTCGGCATCGGGGCGGAGACCGAGGGGACCGCCGAGTTGTGGGGTACTTTGGCCGCGCCGGACGCGATCGCCTTCGATACCCGGCTGGAGCAGCTGGCGGCCACGGTGTGTGCCGCCGATCCGCGGACCAAGGCCCAACGCCGCGCCGATGCGGTCGGGGCCTTGTCGGTCGGGGCGACGCGGTTGGCGTGTCGGTGCGGGCAGGCCGAGTGCCCCACGGCCGGTGAGTCGGCCCCGGCGGCACCGGAGGTGGTGATCACGGTGCTGACCGACCCGGCCGGGCAGCGCGGCTACATTCCCGGGTTCGGGTTCCTCGACGCGCAGGCGTTGGCCGCGGCGATGGCCGCCGGCGCCCAGCAGCGCTCGCTGCCCCATCCCGGGGACTGCGGTGCCCCCGAGCCGCGGTATCGGCCCTCGGCGGCGCTGGCGAACTTTGTTCGGGCGGCGGGATCTGACCTGCCGGTTCCCCGGTTGTGA
- the thiC gene encoding phosphomethylpyrimidine synthase ThiC has product MSDISAVANLSTGPISGSTKVYRELPDGARVPFRRINLTNGEHLDVYDTSGPYTDPDARIDLEAGLPRRPVVRDRGTQLQRARAGEITAEMVFIAEREGVPSELVRSEVAAGRAVIPANHNHPESEPMIIGKAFAVKINANIGNSAVTSSIAEEVDKMVWATRWGADTIMDLSTGKNIHETREWILRNSPVPVGTVPIYQALEKVDGEPTKLTWELYRDTVIEQCEQGVDYMTVHAGVLLRHIPLTVDRVTGIVSRGGSIMAAWCLAYHTESFLYTHFAELCEIFARYDVTFSLGDGLRPGSIADANDAAQFAELRTLGELTKIAKSHGVQVMIEGPGHVPMHKIVENVRLEEELCEEAPFYTLGPLATDIAPGYDHITSAIGAAVIAQAGTAMLCYVTPKEHLGLPNRKDVKDGVIAYKIAAHAADLAKGHPRAQQRDDALSTARFEFRWEDQFNLALDPDTAREFHDETLPAAPAKTAHFCSMCGPKFCSMRITQDIRDAYPDGTAGEIERGMAAKSAEFAERGNRVYLPLEATMSESTP; this is encoded by the coding sequence ATGAGTGATATTTCGGCTGTTGCCAACCTGTCGACTGGCCCGATCTCGGGCAGCACCAAGGTATATCGGGAACTTCCCGACGGCGCCCGGGTGCCGTTTCGGCGCATCAACTTGACCAACGGCGAGCATCTGGACGTCTACGACACCTCCGGTCCGTACACCGATCCGGATGCGCGCATCGACCTCGAGGCCGGGCTGCCGCGCCGCCCGGTCGTCCGGGATCGCGGCACCCAGTTGCAACGCGCCCGCGCGGGCGAGATCACCGCCGAGATGGTCTTCATCGCCGAACGAGAGGGCGTACCAAGCGAACTCGTGCGCAGCGAGGTCGCCGCCGGCCGCGCGGTGATCCCCGCCAACCACAACCATCCCGAGAGCGAGCCGATGATCATCGGCAAGGCGTTCGCGGTGAAGATCAACGCCAACATCGGCAACTCCGCGGTGACCTCCTCGATCGCCGAGGAGGTGGACAAGATGGTGTGGGCCACCCGGTGGGGCGCCGACACCATCATGGACCTGTCCACCGGCAAGAACATCCACGAGACCCGCGAGTGGATCCTGCGCAACTCCCCTGTCCCGGTCGGCACCGTGCCCATCTATCAGGCGCTGGAGAAGGTCGACGGCGAACCGACGAAGCTGACGTGGGAGCTGTACCGCGACACCGTGATCGAGCAATGCGAGCAGGGTGTCGATTACATGACGGTGCACGCCGGGGTGCTGCTGCGGCACATCCCGCTGACCGTCGACCGCGTCACCGGCATCGTGTCACGCGGCGGGTCCATCATGGCGGCCTGGTGTCTGGCGTACCACACCGAATCCTTCCTCTACACCCACTTCGCCGAGCTCTGCGAGATCTTCGCCCGCTACGACGTGACCTTCTCGCTCGGCGACGGCCTGCGGCCCGGATCGATCGCCGACGCCAACGACGCGGCCCAGTTCGCCGAGTTGCGCACCCTCGGCGAGCTCACCAAGATCGCGAAAAGCCATGGCGTACAGGTGATGATCGAGGGCCCCGGGCACGTCCCGATGCACAAGATCGTCGAGAACGTCCGCCTCGAGGAGGAGCTCTGCGAGGAGGCACCGTTCTACACCCTGGGCCCGCTGGCCACCGACATCGCCCCGGGATATGACCACATCACCTCGGCCATCGGTGCCGCCGTGATCGCCCAGGCCGGCACCGCGATGCTGTGCTACGTCACGCCCAAGGAACACCTCGGCCTACCGAACCGCAAGGACGTCAAGGACGGCGTCATCGCCTACAAGATCGCCGCGCATGCCGCGGATCTGGCCAAGGGCCACCCCCGCGCCCAGCAGCGCGACGACGCCCTGAGCACCGCCCGGTTCGAGTTCCGCTGGGAGGACCAGTTCAACCTCGCGCTCGATCCCGACACCGCGCGCGAGTTCCACGACGAGACCCTGCCCGCCGCCCCGGCCAAGACCGCGCACTTCTGTTCGATGTGCGGACCGAAGTTCTGCTCGATGCGGATCACCCAGGACATCCGGGACGCCTACCCGGACGGCACCGCCGGCGAGATCGAACGCGGCATGGCGGCCAAGTCCGCGGAGTTCGCCGAGCGCGGCAACCGGGTCTACCTGCCGCTGGAGGCCACCATGTCAGAATCGACGCCATGA
- the thiD gene encoding bifunctional hydroxymethylpyrimidine kinase/phosphomethylpyrimidine kinase, translating to MNVLPLPPPGQAPLSVLTIAGSDSGGGAGIQADLRTFAMLGLHGCVALAAVTVQNTVGVKDFHEIPLEIIAGQIRAVTSDIRIRAAKTGMLASAEIIECVAETWRAEGLAGETPLVVDPVCASMHGDPLVHPSALNSIRTELFPLATLVTPNLDEVRLLVGIDVVDEASQREAARALHALGPQWALVKGGHLRSSQLSPDLLFDGTEFHEFAAPRVDTGHDHGAGDTLAAATASALAHGYSVPDAVAFAKAWVTECIRAAYPLGHGHGPVNALFRLRGLPDGS from the coding sequence ATGAACGTCCTGCCGCTGCCGCCGCCCGGCCAGGCGCCGCTGTCGGTGCTGACCATCGCCGGCTCCGATTCCGGGGGCGGTGCGGGCATCCAGGCCGATCTGCGCACGTTCGCGATGCTCGGCCTGCACGGCTGCGTGGCGCTGGCCGCGGTCACCGTGCAGAACACGGTGGGCGTCAAGGACTTTCACGAGATCCCGCTGGAGATCATCGCCGGCCAGATCCGGGCCGTGACCTCCGACATCCGGATCAGGGCCGCCAAGACGGGCATGCTCGCCTCGGCGGAGATCATCGAGTGTGTCGCCGAGACCTGGCGGGCCGAGGGACTGGCCGGCGAAACGCCGCTGGTGGTCGACCCGGTGTGCGCGTCGATGCACGGCGACCCGCTGGTGCACCCCTCGGCGCTGAACTCGATACGCACCGAGTTGTTCCCGCTGGCCACCCTGGTGACGCCCAACCTGGACGAGGTCCGACTGCTGGTCGGCATCGACGTCGTCGACGAGGCATCCCAGCGGGAGGCGGCGCGCGCGCTGCACGCGCTGGGACCACAATGGGCGCTGGTCAAAGGCGGACACCTGCGGTCCTCACAACTGAGTCCGGACCTGCTGTTCGACGGCACGGAGTTCCACGAGTTCGCCGCGCCCCGCGTCGACACCGGCCACGACCACGGCGCCGGTGACACCCTGGCCGCCGCCACCGCATCCGCACTGGCGCACGGCTATTCGGTGCCCGACGCGGTGGCGTTCGCGAAAGCCTGGGTCACCGAGTGCATCCGGGCGGCCTACCCGCTGGGCCACGGCCACGGCCCGGTCAACGCGTTGTTCCGGCTGCGCGGCCTGCCCGATGGATCTTGA
- a CDS encoding alpha/beta family hydrolase → MDLEAIAGVAHPPDGDPAGTVLLTHGAGGSRESPLLIRICDEWARRGWLAVRYNLPYRRRRPKGPPSGSAKTDQAGIVEAIGMAHDLGHGPVLAGGHSYGGRMTSMAVADGAAVDVLTLFSYPLHPPGKPERARTEHLPDITAPTVFTHGTADPFGSIEELRAAAELLGGPSTVVEIVKARHDLGSKTLDVPALAVEAALALLS, encoded by the coding sequence ATGGATCTTGAGGCCATCGCCGGCGTCGCGCACCCGCCGGACGGCGACCCGGCGGGCACGGTACTGCTCACCCACGGCGCCGGCGGCAGCCGCGAGTCCCCGCTGCTGATCCGGATCTGCGACGAGTGGGCCCGGCGCGGCTGGCTTGCGGTCCGCTACAACCTGCCCTACCGGCGGCGCCGCCCCAAGGGGCCGCCGTCGGGCTCGGCAAAGACCGATCAGGCCGGCATCGTCGAGGCCATCGGGATGGCCCACGACCTCGGTCACGGGCCGGTGCTCGCCGGCGGGCACTCCTACGGCGGGCGGATGACGTCCATGGCCGTGGCCGACGGGGCCGCCGTCGACGTGCTGACGCTGTTCTCCTACCCGCTGCATCCGCCCGGCAAGCCCGAGCGCGCCCGCACCGAGCACCTGCCGGACATCACCGCACCGACGGTCTTCACCCACGGCACGGCGGACCCGTTCGGCAGCATCGAGGAACTGCGCGCGGCCGCTGAGTTGCTCGGCGGGCCCAGCACCGTCGTGGAGATCGTCAAGGCCCGCCACGACCTGGGCTCCAAGACCCTCGACGTCCCCGCCCTGGCCGTCGAGGCGGCCCTGGCGCTGCTGAGTTAG